The following proteins are encoded in a genomic region of Neisseria perflava:
- a CDS encoding PglL family O-oligosaccharyltransferase, which produces MTYHTLSDGLTQSSVKPFWPLWLSFLWICAVPFLSLYRVGPLPSFYLEAISLSGSLVLTLISAHKGLLNIRLPALSLGLFAMAAFWSLQARFMHSTYPGMSDITAWTFVILALGAWSVRGWVAAYGQERIVSIFAWSLLIGATIQAAIVWLQFKGWSNVEWLDGIIARSNGTVNGQLGQRNHLGHYLMWGILAASYLWTERKMSNAAGFLFVLALTATLGLVNSRTILGYIAALFLITPLWFWRTHFQHKRALCIFLLTAILAAAFQFGMGSLLDLFGNVKYETAVERAGTSGFEGSMRQIEWSKAWIAFQSAPWFGHGWNSFAQQTFLINAQQQYFPNNILGVLFTHSHNIVMQLLSEMGIAGTLLAALTLLTAVWRLSGRNQTPASLFLLTAAAVSLCHSMLEYPLWYIYFLTVFSLILSLTPSYPKDVSDGPLSSRIRQWAGGIAALSILIGMANLSWEYQNLTQYSRVGKTDDQQTVQNKIDGLRQLSKESPMLAYYADLSLSKRADPTDAYIRPWAEEAALKALTYRPYSSAYQVGLYLYRQGKKEEGAQWMQAMQYYYPYMMYFYADKIRSHPAFAPLLPKLLSDCKDFINAPKHQTAQSCDKP; this is translated from the coding sequence ATGACCTACCACACACTTTCAGACGGCCTGACCCAATCTTCAGTAAAACCCTTTTGGCCTTTATGGCTCAGTTTTCTTTGGATTTGCGCCGTCCCTTTTCTTTCACTCTACCGAGTCGGCCCATTGCCCAGCTTTTATCTGGAAGCCATCTCACTGAGCGGCTCATTGGTACTGACATTGATTAGCGCACACAAAGGCCTGCTGAATATCCGTCTTCCAGCACTCAGTCTCGGTTTGTTTGCCATGGCTGCATTTTGGTCGCTCCAAGCGCGCTTCATGCATTCCACCTACCCCGGTATGAGCGACATCACTGCCTGGACCTTTGTCATTTTGGCACTGGGCGCATGGTCGGTTCGCGGCTGGGTAGCAGCTTATGGACAAGAACGCATCGTCAGCATCTTTGCTTGGTCTTTATTGATAGGGGCAACCATACAGGCCGCTATCGTCTGGCTGCAATTTAAAGGCTGGTCCAACGTAGAATGGTTGGACGGCATCATTGCCCGAAGCAACGGCACCGTAAACGGCCAACTCGGCCAACGCAACCATTTGGGACATTATTTAATGTGGGGCATTTTGGCGGCATCCTACTTATGGACGGAGCGCAAAATGTCCAATGCAGCAGGTTTTCTGTTCGTATTGGCTTTGACTGCGACCCTCGGCCTTGTCAACTCGCGCACCATCTTAGGCTACATTGCCGCCCTATTCCTGATTACGCCGTTATGGTTTTGGCGTACCCATTTCCAACACAAACGCGCACTGTGCATTTTTCTCCTGACCGCCATCCTGGCCGCCGCTTTCCAATTCGGTATGGGCAGCCTGTTGGACTTGTTTGGCAACGTCAAATACGAAACCGCTGTCGAACGCGCAGGCACCAGCGGTTTTGAAGGTTCCATGCGCCAAATCGAATGGAGCAAGGCATGGATTGCCTTTCAATCCGCACCTTGGTTCGGCCATGGCTGGAACAGTTTTGCCCAACAAACCTTCCTGATCAATGCCCAACAACAATACTTCCCCAACAACATCCTCGGCGTACTATTTACCCATTCGCACAATATCGTCATGCAGTTATTGTCCGAAATGGGCATTGCCGGCACCTTGCTCGCAGCCTTAACCCTGCTTACAGCTGTGTGGCGACTATCGGGACGCAACCAAACACCGGCCTCGCTGTTTTTACTGACTGCCGCCGCCGTCAGCCTCTGTCACAGCATGCTCGAATATCCACTTTGGTATATCTACTTCCTTACCGTATTCAGCCTAATTCTGTCTCTGACACCTTCTTATCCGAAAGATGTTTCAGACGGCCCTTTATCTAGCCGAATCAGACAATGGGCAGGCGGTATAGCCGCTTTATCGATTTTAATCGGCATGGCAAACCTCAGCTGGGAATATCAAAATCTGACCCAATATAGCCGTGTAGGGAAAACCGATGATCAGCAAACAGTTCAAAATAAAATCGACGGCTTGCGGCAGCTCTCCAAAGAAAGCCCCATGCTTGCCTATTACGCCGATTTAAGTTTGAGCAAACGTGCCGACCCGACCGATGCCTACATCCGCCCGTGGGCAGAAGAAGCCGCACTCAAAGCCCTGACCTACCGCCCCTACTCCAGCGCCTATCAAGTCGGCCTCTACCTCTACCGACAAGGCAAAAAAGAAGAAGGTGCGCAATGGATGCAGGCAATGCAATATTATTATCCTTATATGATGTATTTCTACGCCGACAAAATACGCAGTCACCCGGCATTCGCTCCCTTGCTGCCCAAACTTTTGTCCGATTGCAAAGATTTCATCAACGCACCGAAACACCAAACCGCCCAATCATGCGACAAACCCTGA
- a CDS encoding DUF2069 domain-containing protein, translating to MNNTRSPLPYLVTSISLILLILLSLSWELWIAPLREGGSWLALKALPLCLPLTGILKKRIYTYQYSSMLILIYFAEACMRLADTAVASRICAAVSVLLCITFFLGCLAFIKQQKHTSK from the coding sequence GTGAACAATACACGCTCCCCATTACCGTATCTTGTAACTTCCATAAGCCTTATCCTGCTGATTCTGCTTTCCTTGTCATGGGAATTGTGGATCGCACCATTGCGCGAAGGCGGCTCATGGCTGGCACTGAAAGCCCTGCCGCTGTGCCTGCCGTTGACCGGTATTTTGAAAAAACGCATCTACACTTATCAATACAGCTCCATGCTGATTCTGATTTACTTTGCCGAAGCCTGTATGCGCCTGGCAGACACAGCCGTCGCCAGCCGGATTTGCGCCGCCGTTTCCGTATTATTGTGCATTACTTTTTTCCTTGGCTGCCTTGCATTTATCAAACAACAAAAACACACATCAAAATGA
- the hisC gene encoding histidinol-phosphate transaminase produces MNRVADVIRDDIKVMTAYQVADFPEGFIKLDAMECPHHPFAGYESLLSEWADLAKQAPIHLYPHAAKSGIYEELREVFGIPDKAEIALGNGSDELIQFLTMLVAKPNARVLGIEPSFVMYRHNAALYGMEYVSVPLNTDFTLNLPAVLSAIEQHQPSLIFIAYPNNPTGVCFKREEVEEVIRAATGIVVVDEAYGAFHHDSFLPWAGEVENLVVMRTISKIGFAGLRMGYAAASPSIMGELAKILPPYNMNQLSLAAAKFSLKHHQIIQQNIDTLKNERSRVMNELLKLNRLEVFPSEANFITVCVPDANGLFETLKQNRILIKKLHGSHPLLDQCVRITIGSAAQNDAVLAVIKNLYPNL; encoded by the coding sequence ATGAATCGCGTTGCTGATGTTATCCGTGATGATATTAAAGTAATGACAGCCTATCAGGTTGCCGATTTTCCGGAAGGTTTTATTAAGTTGGACGCCATGGAGTGTCCGCATCATCCTTTCGCCGGGTATGAATCTTTATTGTCAGAATGGGCGGATTTGGCAAAGCAGGCACCGATTCATTTGTATCCCCATGCTGCCAAGAGCGGTATTTATGAAGAATTGAGGGAGGTTTTCGGTATTCCCGATAAGGCGGAAATCGCGTTGGGTAACGGCTCCGACGAGCTTATCCAATTTTTGACTATGCTGGTTGCCAAACCAAATGCGCGTGTATTGGGTATTGAGCCAAGTTTCGTTATGTATCGTCATAATGCCGCGCTTTATGGCATGGAATATGTCAGCGTTCCCTTAAATACGGATTTCACTTTAAATCTCCCTGCCGTTTTGTCCGCTATCGAGCAACATCAGCCGTCATTAATTTTTATTGCCTATCCCAATAATCCTACCGGCGTGTGCTTTAAACGAGAAGAAGTAGAGGAGGTCATTCGTGCGGCTACCGGCATTGTGGTTGTCGATGAGGCATATGGCGCGTTTCATCATGACAGTTTCCTTCCGTGGGCGGGCGAAGTCGAAAATCTGGTCGTAATGCGCACCATCAGTAAAATCGGTTTTGCAGGCTTGCGGATGGGATATGCGGCGGCAAGTCCAAGCATTATGGGTGAACTGGCTAAAATTCTTCCGCCTTACAACATGAATCAATTAAGCTTGGCGGCGGCAAAATTCTCATTGAAACATCATCAAATCATTCAGCAAAACATTGATACATTAAAAAATGAGCGTTCGCGCGTGATGAATGAATTGTTGAAATTAAACCGTTTGGAAGTTTTTCCGAGCGAAGCCAACTTTATTACCGTTTGCGTTCCTGATGCGAACGGGCTGTTTGAAACATTGAAGCAAAACCGCATACTGATTAAAAAACTGCATGGCAGCCATCCGCTTTTGGATCAGTGTGTCCGCATAACCATAGGCTCGGCAGCGCAAAATGATGCCGTCTTGGCTGTTATTAAAAACCTTTACCCCAATCTTTGA
- the hisB gene encoding imidazoleglycerol-phosphate dehydratase HisB — protein sequence MNKAQLHLTNFLLLVEEAGSLTKLARACGYENSASLSQLKRRLEQQAGDESARGIRPSLAAKLESGMHKRKGWLNRDHSKDQEKAAAVEAARLEKQTVEAAEAGVSTEGRFVTVTRNTSETQITVSLNLDGTGKCRLDTGVPFLEHMLAQVARHGLIDLDITCKGDLHIDDHHTVEDIGIVLGQALKQALGNKAGITRYGHAYVPLDEALSRVVIDLSGRPGLVYNIDFTRALIGRFDVDLFEEFFHGLVNHSMMTLHIDNLSGRNAHHQAETVFKAFGRALRMAVEYDPRMMGQTPSTKGTLSEESVQEEAEAASEE from the coding sequence ATGAATAAAGCTCAATTGCATTTGACCAATTTTTTGTTACTGGTTGAAGAAGCCGGCTCATTGACCAAGCTTGCACGCGCATGCGGTTATGAAAACTCCGCCTCTTTGTCTCAGCTCAAACGCCGTTTGGAACAACAAGCAGGCGATGAGTCTGCTCGCGGCATTCGTCCGAGCCTGGCTGCGAAGTTGGAATCCGGCATGCACAAACGCAAAGGCTGGTTGAACCGTGATCACAGCAAAGACCAAGAAAAAGCAGCAGCGGTTGAAGCGGCGCGTTTGGAAAAACAAACTGTCGAAGCAGCCGAAGCTGGTGTTTCAACCGAAGGCCGTTTTGTTACCGTTACCCGTAATACCAGCGAAACCCAAATTACCGTCAGCCTCAATCTTGACGGTACCGGCAAATGCCGCTTGGATACCGGCGTTCCTTTCCTTGAACACATGCTTGCCCAAGTAGCGCGTCATGGTTTAATTGACTTGGATATTACCTGCAAAGGCGATTTGCACATTGACGACCATCACACGGTTGAAGACATCGGTATCGTATTGGGTCAGGCACTGAAACAAGCGCTTGGCAATAAAGCCGGCATTACCCGCTATGGCCATGCCTATGTTCCGCTGGATGAAGCGTTGAGCCGTGTAGTCATCGACCTTTCCGGCCGCCCCGGCTTGGTATACAACATCGACTTTACCCGCGCCCTGATCGGTCGTTTTGATGTTGATTTATTTGAAGAATTTTTCCATGGGCTTGTGAACCACAGCATGATGACTTTGCACATCGATAACTTGAGCGGTCGTAATGCACATCATCAAGCCGAGACTGTTTTCAAAGCCTTCGGCCGCGCATTGCGCATGGCGGTTGAATACGATCCGCGCATGATGGGTCAAACGCCTTCTACCAAAGGCACGCTGAGCGAAGAGTCTGTTCAGGAAGAAGCAGAAGCCGCATCTGAAGAATAA
- the hisH gene encoding imidazole glycerol phosphate synthase subunit HisH — MKVAIVDYGMGNLHSVLKSVQAAQVLSNQNAEVYLTSRPEEVMAADKVIFPGQGAMPDCMSALKASGLGEAVSDGLKNKPFFGICVGAQLLFEHSEEGDTDGLGWFEGQVKRFLPNQTDEQGGRLKVPHMGWNTVRQTRPHPLFQDIGQNEYFYFVHSYYFAPKNEEIVLGVSEYPNEFACIVGKDNVFATQFHTEKSHQAGLLLLRNFLNWQI; from the coding sequence ATGAAAGTAGCGATTGTTGATTATGGAATGGGAAACCTGCACTCAGTATTGAAATCTGTTCAGGCGGCGCAGGTTTTGTCTAATCAAAATGCCGAGGTTTATCTGACTTCGCGGCCTGAAGAAGTGATGGCGGCGGATAAGGTAATCTTTCCGGGGCAGGGTGCCATGCCGGACTGTATGTCGGCGCTGAAGGCAAGCGGTTTGGGTGAGGCGGTTTCAGACGGCCTGAAAAACAAGCCGTTTTTTGGCATTTGCGTAGGTGCGCAATTATTGTTTGAACACAGCGAAGAAGGCGATACAGATGGTTTGGGTTGGTTTGAAGGGCAAGTAAAACGGTTTTTGCCCAATCAAACCGATGAGCAAGGAGGCCGTCTGAAAGTGCCGCATATGGGGTGGAATACAGTGCGCCAAACCCGTCCTCATCCTTTATTTCAAGACATTGGGCAGAACGAGTATTTTTATTTTGTTCACAGCTATTATTTTGCACCGAAAAATGAAGAGATTGTTTTAGGCGTCAGCGAATATCCGAATGAATTTGCCTGCATTGTCGGTAAGGACAATGTGTTTGCCACACAGTTCCACACGGAGAAAAGCCATCAGGCAGGATTGTTGCTGCTGCGTAATTTTTTAAATTGGCAGATTTGA
- the hisA gene encoding 1-(5-phosphoribosyl)-5-[(5-phosphoribosylamino)methylideneamino]imidazole-4-carboxamide isomerase, with the protein MLLIPAIDLKEGRCVRLKQGLMEQATVFSDSPAEMALHWRNQGARRLHLVDLNGAFAGVPQNFPAIKEILAAVAKDIPVQLGGGIRDLGTIEKYLDLGLTDVIIGTAAVKKPKFVCEACKAFPGQIIVGLDAKDGMVAIDGWATVTEHHVVDLAKRFEDDGVNSIIYTDIGRDGMMSGVNIEATVKLAQSVNIPIIASGGLTNLDDIHALCAVEKEGVSGAITGRAIYEGSIDFAQAQKLADSLA; encoded by the coding sequence ATGCTGTTGATACCTGCCATCGATTTGAAAGAAGGACGCTGTGTTCGCTTAAAACAAGGCTTGATGGAGCAGGCGACGGTGTTTTCCGATTCGCCGGCAGAGATGGCGTTGCATTGGCGCAATCAAGGCGCACGCCGTTTGCATTTGGTTGATTTAAACGGCGCATTTGCAGGCGTTCCTCAAAATTTTCCGGCGATTAAAGAAATTTTGGCCGCCGTGGCTAAAGATATTCCGGTACAGCTTGGCGGCGGTATCCGTGATTTGGGCACCATTGAAAAGTATTTGGATTTGGGTCTGACTGATGTGATTATCGGTACGGCCGCGGTAAAAAAACCTAAATTTGTGTGCGAAGCATGTAAGGCATTTCCAGGTCAGATTATCGTCGGCTTGGATGCCAAAGACGGTATGGTGGCGATAGACGGTTGGGCAACGGTAACGGAGCATCATGTTGTCGATTTGGCCAAGCGTTTTGAAGACGATGGCGTCAACAGCATTATTTATACCGATATCGGTCGCGACGGCATGATGAGCGGCGTGAATATCGAGGCTACCGTCAAATTGGCTCAATCAGTGAATATCCCGATTATCGCTTCCGGCGGCTTGACGAATTTGGACGATATCCACGCATTGTGTGCCGTTGAAAAAGAGGGTGTGAGCGGTGCGATTACCGGCCGCGCAATTTATGAGGGAAGTATTGATTTCGCACAGGCACAAAAACTGGCCGATTCTTTGGCTTAA
- the hisF gene encoding imidazole glycerol phosphate synthase subunit HisF — translation MALAKRIIPCLDVKDGRVVKGVNFLGLRDAGNPVDVAKRYNDEGADELTFLDITASSDNRDTILHVIEAVASQVFIPLTVGGGVRTVADIRRLLNAGADKASINTAAVTNPDLVNEAAGFFGSQAIVVAVDAKAVNPENTRWEIFTHGGRNPTGLDAVEWAVEMQRRGAGEILLTSMDRDGTKQGFNLPLTRAVSEAVDIPVIASGGVGSVQHLVDGIKEGKADAVLAASIFHFGEASIREAKLAMREAGIEVRL, via the coding sequence ATGGCATTGGCAAAACGAATTATTCCTTGTCTGGATGTAAAAGACGGCCGCGTGGTAAAAGGCGTCAACTTTTTGGGTTTGCGCGATGCAGGCAATCCGGTTGATGTTGCCAAACGCTACAACGATGAAGGCGCGGATGAGTTGACCTTTTTGGACATCACTGCCTCCAGCGACAATCGCGACACTATTTTGCACGTTATTGAGGCAGTTGCATCACAAGTTTTTATTCCATTGACGGTTGGCGGCGGTGTGCGTACGGTTGCCGATATCCGTCGTCTGCTTAATGCCGGTGCCGATAAGGCCAGCATCAATACGGCCGCTGTAACCAATCCTGATTTGGTAAACGAAGCGGCCGGTTTTTTTGGTTCGCAAGCGATTGTTGTTGCCGTGGATGCCAAAGCGGTCAACCCTGAAAACACCCGTTGGGAAATCTTTACCCACGGAGGACGTAATCCGACCGGTTTGGATGCGGTGGAATGGGCTGTCGAAATGCAGCGGCGCGGTGCAGGCGAGATTTTGCTGACCAGTATGGACCGAGACGGTACCAAACAAGGTTTCAACCTGCCTTTGACACGCGCGGTCAGCGAAGCGGTCGATATTCCGGTCATTGCTTCTGGCGGCGTCGGTTCGGTTCAACACTTGGTGGACGGCATTAAAGAAGGGAAAGCCGATGCGGTATTGGCCGCCAGTATTTTCCACTTTGGCGAAGCGAGTATCCGCGAAGCAAAACTGGCCATGCGCGAAGCAGGAATTGAAGTGCGTTTGTGA
- the hisI gene encoding phosphoribosyl-AMP cyclohydrolase, producing the protein MSNINETLLNAVKFDEKGLVCAIAQDWQTRRVLMVAWMNAEALQKTVETGFAHYYSRSRQKQWMKGEESGHTQKVHELRLDCDGDAVVMLIEQNGGIACHTGRESCFYKVWQEGAWQAVDAVLKDEEAIYGHKHS; encoded by the coding sequence ATGTCGAATATAAACGAAACGCTGCTGAATGCCGTAAAATTTGATGAAAAAGGTTTGGTTTGCGCGATTGCCCAAGATTGGCAGACACGCCGTGTGCTGATGGTTGCCTGGATGAACGCCGAAGCCCTGCAAAAAACCGTAGAAACCGGTTTTGCCCACTATTACAGCCGTTCCCGCCAAAAACAATGGATGAAAGGCGAAGAGTCAGGGCATACACAAAAAGTACATGAATTGCGCCTGGATTGCGATGGCGACGCTGTGGTCATGCTGATTGAACAAAACGGCGGCATTGCCTGTCATACAGGGCGCGAAAGCTGTTTTTACAAAGTTTGGCAAGAGGGCGCATGGCAGGCAGTTGATGCCGTGTTGAAAGACGAAGAAGCGATTTACGGACATAAACATTCTTAA
- a CDS encoding phosphoribosyl-ATP diphosphatase — MTDTILTQIQNVIDSRKGGDPDASYVAQLLHKGEDKILKKVIEEAGETLMASKDGGGEHMVYEVADLWFHTMVLLAHHGLRAEDVVNELARRQGLSGLVEKASRKES; from the coding sequence ATGACCGATACTATCCTTACCCAAATTCAAAACGTCATCGATTCGCGCAAAGGCGGCGATCCCGATGCTTCTTACGTTGCCCAACTGTTGCACAAAGGCGAAGACAAGATTTTGAAAAAAGTCATCGAGGAAGCGGGTGAAACCTTGATGGCCTCTAAAGATGGCGGCGGCGAGCATATGGTTTACGAAGTGGCGGATTTGTGGTTTCACACCATGGTTTTATTGGCGCATCACGGATTGCGCGCTGAAGATGTAGTAAACGAGCTTGCGCGCCGTCAAGGTTTGTCGGGATTAGTGGAAAAAGCTTCTCGCAAAGAATCTTGA
- a CDS encoding histidine triad nucleotide-binding protein, producing MDNCIFCKIATKDIPAQTVYEDDEMLCFKDIRPAAPVHLLLIPKVHFDSLAHATAEHQTLLGKMMLKVPQIAHEAGLTDGFKTLINTGKGGGQEVFHLHIHIMGTPA from the coding sequence ATGGATAATTGTATTTTCTGCAAAATAGCAACCAAAGATATTCCGGCACAAACTGTTTACGAAGACGATGAGATGCTTTGTTTCAAAGACATCCGTCCTGCCGCGCCGGTGCATCTGCTGCTGATTCCGAAAGTACACTTCGATTCACTGGCACACGCCACTGCCGAACATCAAACCCTGTTGGGGAAAATGATGTTGAAAGTTCCTCAAATTGCCCATGAGGCAGGTTTGACCGACGGTTTTAAAACCCTGATCAACACAGGTAAAGGCGGTGGACAGGAAGTCTTCCACCTGCATATCCATATCATGGGTACGCCCGCATAA
- the tatA gene encoding Sec-independent protein translocase subunit TatA produces the protein MGSFSLWHWIIVLIIVVLVFGTKKLRNVGKDLGGAVHDFKQGLNEGTDGKDAKKDEVIEHKKDEDKA, from the coding sequence ATGGGTAGCTTCTCTCTCTGGCACTGGATTATCGTACTGATTATCGTCGTTTTGGTATTCGGTACCAAAAAATTGCGCAACGTCGGCAAAGACCTCGGCGGTGCGGTACATGACTTCAAACAAGGCCTGAACGAAGGTACTGACGGCAAAGATGCCAAAAAAGACGAAGTCATCGAACACAAAAAAGACGAAGACAAAGCATAA
- the tatB gene encoding Sec-independent protein translocase protein TatB, whose translation MFDFGLGELLLVGVVALIVLGPERLPQAARTAGRLVGKLQGFVNNVKQELNTQAELDELRKVKQEFETAASEFRDGIKDLGNDAQKNLSDISDGLKPWERLPEQKTPADFGVDEFGNPLPDLAPSSTENESAAQVPEEGGAAQTQEPVGTKNAESEQDRAWREYLTASVSPAPAVEVSYIESPVADVPPLHTTSLRKQAMSRKRDMRPKFHAKPKLRVRK comes from the coding sequence ATGTTTGATTTCGGTTTGGGCGAATTGCTGCTGGTCGGCGTTGTCGCCCTGATAGTGCTTGGCCCCGAACGTCTGCCGCAAGCCGCGCGCACAGCCGGGCGTTTGGTCGGTAAATTGCAAGGATTCGTCAATAACGTCAAGCAGGAACTCAACACTCAGGCTGAGTTGGACGAATTGCGCAAGGTAAAGCAGGAATTTGAAACCGCCGCATCTGAGTTTCGCGACGGTATCAAAGACTTGGGCAACGATGCACAAAAAAATCTGAGCGATATTTCAGACGGCCTCAAGCCGTGGGAACGCCTGCCCGAACAGAAAACGCCTGCTGATTTCGGTGTGGATGAGTTTGGCAATCCTCTGCCTGATTTGGCGCCAAGCAGCACTGAAAATGAAAGTGCGGCCCAAGTTCCTGAAGAGGGTGGGGCAGCGCAAACTCAAGAGCCTGTCGGGACTAAAAATGCCGAGTCCGAGCAAGACCGTGCTTGGCGTGAGTATTTGACGGCTTCAGTTTCCCCAGCTCCTGCGGTTGAAGTCAGCTATATTGAATCTCCTGTTGCCGATGTTCCTCCGCTGCATACGACTTCTTTGCGTAAGCAGGCGATGAGCCGCAAACGCGATATGCGCCCGAAATTCCACGCCAAGCCCAAACTGCGCGTCCGTAAGTAA
- the tatC gene encoding twin-arginine translocase subunit TatC, producing the protein MSEPQHEQPVQPLIEHLLELRRRMMWIVIGIVVCFLGMMPFAQQLYTFVAEPLMANLPKDTSMIATDVIAPFFVPVKVTLMAAFLLSLPHTLYQVWAFVAPALYQNEKRLITPLVLSSVTLFFVGMAFAYFLVFPVIFKFLAGVTPVGVNMATDIDKYLSFILGMFVAFGTTFEVPVVVVLLAKMGIVSTAQLKNARPYVIVGAFIVAAIITPPDVISQTLLAVPLILLYEAGIWFSRFAKAKTQQEDEDTPQPPAEV; encoded by the coding sequence GTGTCCGAACCTCAACACGAACAACCCGTCCAACCGCTTATCGAGCATCTTCTCGAGCTGCGTCGCCGCATGATGTGGATCGTCATCGGCATCGTCGTCTGCTTCTTGGGCATGATGCCGTTTGCCCAGCAGCTCTATACCTTTGTTGCCGAACCATTAATGGCCAATCTGCCTAAAGATACCAGCATGATTGCGACCGATGTGATCGCGCCGTTTTTTGTGCCGGTCAAGGTTACCTTGATGGCGGCGTTTCTGCTGTCGTTGCCGCACACGCTGTATCAAGTCTGGGCGTTTGTCGCCCCGGCTTTATACCAAAACGAAAAGCGTTTGATTACGCCGCTGGTGTTGTCCAGCGTAACGCTTTTCTTCGTCGGTATGGCGTTTGCCTATTTTCTGGTGTTTCCCGTTATTTTCAAATTCTTGGCCGGTGTAACCCCTGTCGGTGTCAATATGGCGACTGATATCGACAAATACCTGTCCTTTATTTTGGGCATGTTTGTCGCATTCGGTACGACGTTTGAAGTTCCTGTTGTTGTGGTGTTGCTTGCAAAAATGGGCATTGTTTCGACCGCTCAGCTTAAGAACGCCCGTCCGTATGTTATTGTGGGTGCGTTTATCGTGGCCGCAATCATCACTCCGCCTGACGTAATTTCCCAAACCCTGCTTGCCGTTCCGCTGATTCTGCTCTACGAAGCCGGTATTTGGTTCAGCCGTTTTGCCAAAGCGAAAACGCAGCAGGAAGATGAGGATACACCGCAACCACCGGCAGAAGTTTAA